The genomic segment TATGCTTATGGTTTTTGTTTCGTTAACCATTGTCCTCTTATTTGGCTCTTTAGCACCTGATTTTCCTTTCCCATTGATGAGTGCGTTACGCTACGTCAGCATCGGAAACTTTTTAGAGCATATGGAATCAATTGTTGTTGTGATGTGGTTTTTAGGCGTTTTTATTAAAATGAGCGTGCTGCTTTATTGTGCAAACTCATTGTTGAACGATTTATTCTCCTTTAAACGACATGAAGTTATGGTGTGGCCACTTGCTTTGTTTGTCGGCGTTGTTGCCAACTGGTCTTTTCCGACGACTCAGTTTCTTAGTCATTTTTATCAACTTAAAGTTGTTTTTTATTTTTATATCTTTGTCATCATCATACCGTTTGTTTTGCTTCTGATGACGATAGTGAGGAGGTGGCTTTCATCAAACGATTCTATCAGACCATCCTCGTCGTAATGGTGAGCTTCATGCTAACAGGGTGTTGGGATGCTGTTGAAATCAATGACCTTTCACTCGTACAAGGTGTAGGGATTGATTTTGTGGAAGATGAAAAATTTCCGCTTCAAGTGACATTAGGATTGATGACACCCCTATCGTCTGCTGCAGAATCTCAATCGTCCTCTCCGTTTGAAGTGACTACAGTGAAAGAAACAGGGGACTCCATAGCTACGGCGATTCAGAAGGCTAGAATTAACACAGGGAATGAGCTGTTTTGGGGCAATAATGATTCACTCATCATTTCAGGGGCAGTTGCCGAGAAAGGCATCCTTGGTATAATTGATTATTTTGCTCGCTTTCCAGAAGCCGTCTTACGTCAAAAGGTGTTTCTCACGAGCAAACGGGCAGAGGATTTACTCAACATCTCTTCCTCTCACGGAAAAAAGGTTCCTGATTTACTTCAATCATTTACGAGATTAGAGCCTGGCTTAGCGTCAAATTTATTAGAGCTGTTAGGCATGATTAACGATGTCGGAGAAACCGCTTTAATCCCATATATCGATTTATTTGAAGCGAATGATAAAGATATCGTGTTAAGCTTTTCAGGAATAGGTGTTTTGAAAAAAGGTGCTCTAAAAGCGGTTATCCCGCAGAAGCAGCATGATGAGCTTTTATGGTTACGGGGAGAACTTAATAGCAGTGTTGTTTATATACCGAATCCACAGAAAGAAAAAGAGGGCTTTTCGCTACATGTGTATAGCGTCGAGT from the Litoribacterium kuwaitense genome contains:
- a CDS encoding Ger(x)C family spore germination protein; amino-acid sequence: MLTGCWDAVEINDLSLVQGVGIDFVEDEKFPLQVTLGLMTPLSSAAESQSSSPFEVTTVKETGDSIATAIQKARINTGNELFWGNNDSLIISGAVAEKGILGIIDYFARFPEAVLRQKVFLTSKRAEDLLNISSSHGKKVPDLLQSFTRLEPGLASNLLELLGMINDVGETALIPYIDLFEANDKDIVLSFSGIGVLKKGALKAVIPQKQHDELLWLRGELNSSVVYIPNPQKEKEGFSLHVYSVESTLKPEIKNGQWIMTVEIINHAEFYQNETYLKTISYQEKETFQTMARNEMQKRFAELIQYAQQDIKLDIFQYAEEFYNHYPKEFKNVEDQWEDVFQNMDIRVEQKWIIERTGLMNETSFPPERGE